One window of the Synechococcus sp. CC9311 genome contains the following:
- a CDS encoding malate:quinone oxidoreductase produces the protein MDRYDVVLVGAGIMSATLATLLHELDPELQLLVVERLEAPALESSAAGNNAGTGHAANCELNYTPLQADGTISTEKPLAINASFESSLEFWATLSERGRLDPSCFIHRVPHISFVWGEGDVAYLRQRYEQLKSLPAFAAMDWSRDEAELASWIPLVMAGRDPQIAVAATRIERGTDVDFGALSRSLFVPLQASGALDLVFGTSVSDLNRQAEGWELQLRGPSGRRVVMTPFVFLGAGGGALPLLQRSGIPEATAYAGFPVSGQWLVCNDPDLSEHHFAKVYGKAKVGAPPMSVPHLDSRWIDGRRSLLFGPYAGFSSKFLKQGSLLDLPRSVRSSNLLPMLQVGVNNIPLVRYLVNQLRQSSEERMEALKAFLPTARTEDWTLSVAGQRVQIIKRTSAGGRLQLGTEVVSAADGSLAALLGASPGASTSVEIMLEILQRCFPDRLASETWQQRLQALLPSYGQDLNANGELLQRSRDRSDALLGLQIAR, from the coding sequence TTGGACCGCTACGACGTTGTGCTCGTGGGTGCTGGGATCATGAGCGCCACCCTTGCAACTCTCCTTCATGAACTCGATCCAGAGTTGCAGTTGTTGGTTGTTGAACGTTTAGAAGCACCAGCTTTAGAAAGCAGCGCTGCGGGAAATAACGCTGGCACGGGCCATGCCGCCAACTGTGAGCTCAATTACACGCCTCTTCAGGCTGACGGCACGATTTCAACCGAAAAGCCGCTGGCGATTAATGCGAGTTTTGAAAGCAGCCTCGAGTTTTGGGCGACTCTGTCTGAGCGGGGTCGATTAGATCCGTCTTGTTTCATCCACCGTGTGCCTCACATCAGTTTTGTGTGGGGTGAGGGAGATGTGGCCTACCTGCGCCAGCGCTATGAGCAGTTGAAGTCACTGCCTGCGTTTGCGGCCATGGATTGGAGCCGCGACGAGGCTGAGCTGGCGTCGTGGATTCCGCTCGTGATGGCTGGGCGTGATCCTCAAATCGCGGTTGCTGCAACCAGGATTGAACGCGGCACAGACGTGGATTTCGGGGCTTTGTCTCGCTCCCTGTTTGTTCCCTTGCAAGCGTCGGGGGCCCTTGATCTGGTGTTCGGGACCTCGGTCTCTGATCTCAATCGCCAAGCAGAGGGGTGGGAGCTGCAATTGCGCGGCCCCTCTGGACGCCGCGTCGTGATGACGCCGTTTGTGTTCCTTGGAGCTGGTGGTGGTGCCCTACCCCTCCTTCAGCGTTCGGGGATTCCTGAAGCGACTGCTTATGCCGGCTTCCCTGTGAGCGGTCAATGGCTGGTGTGCAATGACCCGGATTTATCGGAGCATCACTTCGCCAAGGTGTACGGCAAAGCCAAGGTGGGGGCTCCGCCGATGTCAGTGCCCCACCTCGACTCCCGCTGGATTGATGGCCGGCGGTCCCTGTTGTTTGGGCCTTATGCCGGGTTTAGCAGCAAGTTTTTGAAGCAGGGGTCCTTGCTGGATCTTCCTCGTTCTGTGCGCTCCTCCAACCTGTTGCCCATGCTTCAAGTTGGGGTGAACAACATTCCGCTGGTTCGTTATCTCGTGAATCAACTGCGCCAGAGCAGTGAGGAGCGAATGGAGGCGTTAAAAGCTTTTCTTCCCACCGCTCGCACGGAAGATTGGACCTTGTCGGTGGCTGGTCAGCGCGTACAGATCATCAAACGCACCTCGGCTGGGGGGCGTTTGCAATTGGGTACCGAAGTGGTGTCAGCCGCTGATGGGTCGTTGGCTGCACTGCTGGGAGCGTCTCCTGGCGCCAGCACTTCCGTTGAGATCATGTTGGAAATTCTTCAGCGCTGTTTTCCTGATCGCTTGGCCTCGGAGACGTGGCAGCAGCGCTTGCAAGCGTTATTGCCGAGCTATGGGCAAGATCTCAATGCGAATGGAGAGCTCCTTCAGCGCAGCCGAGATCGCAGTGATGCACTACTTGGGTTGCAGATTGCGCGCTAA
- a CDS encoding glycerol dehydrogenase → MAYPLEQGCIHQRPLAVLASPGRYVQGPGATHELGRELKRLGLADSVLFIAGGTAQRCLARIWQAELPPLGLTPVIETFGGESSEAEIDRLVELAKTHTFTAVVGAGGGKASDTARAVANELELPVVITPTLASTDSPCSALSVLYTEQGEMLSYRFYTRHPALVLVDTTVIAQAPKRQLVAGLGDALATWFEARTVRQSHVNNQLGGKPTTSGTALAKLCHEILLTDGPAACAAVDAGVATPALERIVEANNLLSGLGFENGGLAAAHAVANGFSMIAGSHRMLHGEKVAMGLHTQLVLEGQPQSEICEIFEYCRSVGLPTTLAQLGVNADSDKDIQTIAERAVMPGETIHNEPFEVSAAAVDCALKAADQQGRAYA, encoded by the coding sequence ATGGCCTACCCACTGGAACAAGGCTGCATTCATCAGCGTCCGCTAGCCGTGCTGGCGTCCCCTGGTCGCTACGTGCAAGGTCCAGGGGCAACGCATGAACTCGGTCGAGAGTTAAAACGATTGGGGCTGGCCGATTCTGTGTTGTTCATTGCTGGCGGTACAGCACAGCGCTGCCTAGCCCGCATCTGGCAAGCAGAGCTCCCGCCCCTTGGCCTCACCCCTGTGATTGAAACCTTTGGAGGGGAATCCAGCGAAGCGGAAATTGATCGTCTTGTTGAACTTGCCAAAACCCATACGTTCACAGCAGTTGTGGGCGCCGGTGGTGGCAAAGCATCCGACACCGCGCGCGCCGTCGCGAACGAGCTGGAACTTCCCGTGGTGATCACCCCCACCCTGGCAAGCACAGATTCCCCTTGCAGTGCACTTTCAGTGCTGTACACGGAGCAAGGGGAGATGCTGAGTTATCGCTTCTATACCCGCCATCCTGCGTTGGTGCTCGTCGACACCACAGTGATCGCGCAGGCTCCTAAACGACAGCTCGTGGCCGGCCTTGGCGATGCACTTGCCACCTGGTTTGAAGCCAGAACGGTGCGCCAGAGCCACGTGAACAATCAGTTAGGGGGCAAGCCCACGACATCGGGAACAGCCCTGGCAAAGCTTTGCCACGAGATCCTGCTAACCGACGGTCCTGCCGCTTGTGCCGCAGTGGATGCAGGTGTTGCGACCCCAGCACTGGAACGCATCGTTGAAGCCAACAACCTGCTTTCAGGTCTTGGCTTTGAAAACGGCGGACTTGCTGCTGCGCATGCGGTTGCCAACGGCTTCAGCATGATTGCCGGCAGTCACCGCATGCTCCATGGAGAGAAGGTGGCCATGGGCCTCCACACCCAGTTGGTTCTCGAAGGACAACCTCAATCCGAAATTTGCGAAATTTTTGAGTACTGCAGAAGCGTGGGGCTTCCCACCACCTTGGCCCAATTGGGAGTCAACGCCGATAGCGACAAAGACATTCAAACCATTGCTGAACGTGCAGTGATGCCTGGAGAAACCATCCACAACGAACCCTTTGAAGTCAGCGCCGCTGCCGTGGACTGCGCTCTCAAAGCCGCCGATCAACAAGGGCGCGCCTATGCCTAA
- a CDS encoding multidrug efflux SMR transporter, with amino-acid sequence MPAPWILLMLAIGSEVIGTSCLKLSEGFSRPIPTLVVLAAYSTSMLLLSRVVQTIPLGITYALWSGIGIIAIVLVGLLAYKQVPSPGQLVGIATITAGVIIVNLTGKHP; translated from the coding sequence ATGCCCGCACCCTGGATTCTGTTAATGCTGGCGATCGGTTCCGAAGTGATTGGAACCTCCTGCCTCAAACTCTCTGAGGGTTTCAGCAGGCCAATTCCCACACTCGTTGTGCTGGCCGCTTACTCCACCTCGATGCTGTTGCTCTCTCGAGTGGTGCAGACCATTCCTCTCGGCATCACCTACGCCCTATGGAGTGGAATCGGGATCATCGCCATCGTGCTGGTTGGCTTGCTTGCCTACAAGCAAGTTCCCTCCCCAGGTCAGCTAGTGGGAATCGCCACAATCACAGCTGGGGTGATCATCGTGAATCTCACTGGCAAGCATCCCTGA
- the lepA gene encoding translation elongation factor 4, with translation MTDAPVKRIRNFCIIAHIDHGKSTLADRLLQDTGTVANRDMQEQFLDNMELERERGITIKLQAARMKYKAADGEEYVLNLIDTPGHVDFSYEVSRSLQACEGALLVVDASQGVEAQTLANVYMALENDLEIIPVLNKIDLPGADPDRIKEEIEAIIGLDCSNAIPCSAKTGLGVPEILQSVVDRVPPPADTVKEPTKALIFDSYYDPYRGVIVYFRVMSGSISRKDKVLLMASNKTYELDEVGIMAPDEKKVDELHAGEVGYLAASIKAVADARVGDTITLLNEPADAPLPGYAEAKPMVFCGLFPTEADQYPDLREALHKLQLSDAALKFEPETSSAMGFGFRCGFLGLLHMEIVQERLEREYNLDLIVTAPSVIYNVNLTNGEQILVDNPATLPDPQQRESIEEPYVRMEIYAPNDFNGALMGLCQERRGEYLDMKYITKERVTLIYELPLAEVVTDFFDQMKTRTQGYASMEYHLIGYRKNELVRLDVLINAERADPLTTIVHRDKAYNVGKGLVEKLKELIPRQQFKIPLQASIGSRIIASTSISAIRKDVLAKCYGGDISRKKKLLKKQAKGKKRMKAMGKVDVPQEAFMAVLKLNQTP, from the coding sequence ATGACCGACGCTCCCGTCAAAAGGATTCGCAACTTTTGCATCATTGCCCATATCGACCACGGCAAGTCGACGTTGGCTGACCGTTTGCTGCAAGACACCGGAACTGTGGCTAATCGGGACATGCAAGAGCAGTTCCTAGACAACATGGAGCTGGAGAGGGAACGGGGGATCACGATCAAGCTCCAAGCCGCACGCATGAAGTACAAGGCGGCGGATGGTGAGGAGTACGTGCTCAATCTCATCGACACACCAGGCCATGTGGACTTCTCCTACGAGGTGAGCCGGAGCCTTCAGGCCTGTGAAGGGGCCTTGCTCGTTGTGGATGCAAGCCAAGGGGTGGAGGCTCAGACCCTGGCCAATGTGTACATGGCACTGGAGAACGATCTCGAGATCATTCCTGTGCTCAACAAGATTGATTTGCCGGGTGCAGATCCCGATCGCATCAAGGAGGAGATAGAGGCGATCATCGGTTTGGATTGCTCCAATGCGATTCCTTGCTCTGCCAAAACAGGCCTAGGCGTTCCAGAAATTCTTCAATCAGTCGTGGACCGCGTTCCACCGCCTGCCGACACGGTGAAAGAGCCCACTAAAGCTCTGATCTTTGATTCCTATTACGACCCTTACCGCGGAGTGATTGTTTACTTCCGTGTGATGAGCGGAAGCATTAGTCGCAAAGACAAAGTGTTGTTGATGGCGAGCAACAAAACCTATGAACTCGATGAGGTCGGGATCATGGCTCCGGATGAGAAAAAGGTGGACGAGCTCCATGCCGGAGAGGTGGGTTATCTCGCGGCATCGATCAAGGCCGTGGCTGATGCTCGGGTGGGAGACACAATTACCTTGCTGAATGAGCCAGCTGATGCACCGCTGCCTGGATATGCGGAAGCCAAGCCGATGGTGTTTTGCGGCTTGTTCCCCACGGAAGCTGATCAATACCCGGATTTACGGGAAGCCCTGCACAAATTGCAGCTCTCTGATGCAGCGCTGAAGTTTGAACCTGAAACCAGCAGTGCGATGGGTTTTGGCTTCCGTTGTGGATTCCTCGGCCTGTTGCACATGGAGATTGTGCAAGAACGCTTGGAACGTGAATACAACTTGGATCTGATAGTTACCGCTCCATCAGTGATTTATAACGTTAATTTGACCAATGGTGAGCAAATTTTGGTGGATAATCCGGCCACACTTCCGGATCCTCAGCAGCGTGAATCCATTGAGGAGCCGTATGTGCGTATGGAGATCTATGCCCCTAATGATTTTAATGGAGCGTTAATGGGCTTATGCCAAGAGCGTAGGGGTGAGTATCTCGATATGAAATACATCACGAAGGAACGTGTGACCTTGATTTATGAATTGCCCTTAGCGGAAGTGGTAACTGATTTCTTCGATCAAATGAAGACTCGTACCCAGGGATACGCCTCGATGGAGTACCACCTGATTGGATATCGCAAGAATGAACTTGTGCGCTTAGATGTGTTGATTAATGCTGAAAGAGCCGATCCCCTCACGACGATCGTGCACCGCGATAAGGCCTACAACGTGGGCAAGGGCTTAGTTGAAAAGCTCAAGGAATTGATTCCTCGCCAGCAATTTAAAATCCCCTTGCAGGCTTCCATCGGTAGCCGAATCATTGCGAGTACGAGTATTAGTGCGATTCGTAAGGATGTGTTGGCCAAGTGCTATGGCGGTGACATTTCGCGCAAGAAGAAACTTTTGAAGAAGCAGGCGAAGGGTAAGAAAAGGATGAAAGCAATGGGCAAGGTGGATGTGCCGCAGGAGGCCTTCATGGCTGTTCTGAAATTAAATCAAACCCCTTGA